AGTGAAGGTTTGCAACCTTCGCCTATGTTTCCACCACAAAACCAACCTCCACAGATGATTCACCCGCAAAGTCAACAACCTATGCCggtgttccaacaacaaaaccaaccTCCGCAGATGATTCACCCTCAAAGCCAACCTATGTCGGTGtaccaacaacaaaaccaacatccgcagatgtatcAACCACAAAGCCAACCTCCGCAGATGTGTCACCCTCAGAACCAACCTCGTCACACCGGTGGTAATTTTCAAAATCCTTCATATCAAATGTTTTCCCAATCGTTCCACCACCAAAGCCAACCTCCATGTCAAATGGGATCATATTCACCACAAATGCCTTATCCAAACAATCCACAATATTGCGTGTATCCACCACAATACCAATTTCAAAACCAAGCACCTCCTACTGGTAGCAGCAGTTCAAAAGTCTCAGATACACAATGTGAGTCTATGCCTGATGAGCCTGAATTTTCTACTCAACGgggtctagatgatattgaGCTTGAAGAAACCGGAAAGAAACGCACCAAATGGAGTGGTAAAGataatatacttcttcttcaatcatggCTCAACGTTTCTACCGATCCGGTCGTGGGAAATGATCAAAAGTCAGCATTGTTTTAGGATAGGATCCAAGCCCAATATGAGGAGTATCGCGACCCTGCCTATCCTTCGAGGTCAGCAATCTCCTTGAAGTCTCATTTTTCTAAATTGAATGCTGATATTCAAATATTTGTCGGTTGCCACAACAAGGCTACTAGTCAttggaaaagtggacactcagatAAGGACATCATGGCAACGGCGCATTCCATATATCACGTAGATACGGGTAAAGatttcaaacatgagaatgCTTGGCGGTTGGTGAAAGATGAACCAAAGTGGAAGGGAACATTTATGGCAACCAGTTCAAAGAGACAGAAGAAGTCAGGAGATGGGGCGTATGCAACATCGTCTGACCCGAGTGCATCAATTGAGGGCGACGAATATGAGGCCACACAACCAGCAACCCGCCCAAAGGGAAAGAAGAATATCAAAAGGAAAGCCAAAGTAGGAGACACTGCTTCAAGTGAGCCGTTATATGTTCCTAATTCTGATATGGTAGCCATCGGGAATGCTAAAATAGACTTACTGGCGAGTTTCAAGGAGCTGAAGACCCAAGAACTGGagatgaagaaggaaaaaaccaaaattaaaaaggaaaaaacccAAATTATGAAGGCGAAGTTGCTTAAGGAATACAGGGATATCCTTATGCAGGACACATCTAACATGAACGAGGTGCAGTTAGCAGCGCATCAGCACCTATGTCAATACGCCATGAATGAACTAGGAATGTCTTAGTTCTTGTTGTGTTTCTTAATGTGTACCAATGTTGTGATTTTAGCATTTTTACTTATGTGTACCGCattagtgttgtaattttagcatttctacttatgtgtacttcatcagtgttgtaattttagcatttctaatTATGTGCACTGCATCAATGTTGTAATTTCAATATTCGAGTTTTTCTTACTGTGTACTTCATCAATGTTGTAATTTCAAGAAAATAGACATTggggaatatagtcgttggggaatatagccgttggggaatatatccgttggagaatatagccgttgagtaatatagccgttggagaatatagtcgttggggaatatagccgttggagaatatagccgttggagaatatagtcgttggggaatatagccgttggagaatatagtcgttggggaatatagctgttggagaatatagccgttggagaatatagccttgttgtttctcttatttatacatGTCATATTTCACTCATCTCAACATTCCAAAGTTCTTTTGTTCTCTCATCTCGTCTTCCTCCTATCAAATTACACCGATAGTTTCTCATTGTGTCATAGAATGGATCCAAACAATATGGCCGAATGGGACATTTACGACGTTGTCATTGACGAACTTATCAATGACACGACTATAGAAGATATGATGCAGGAGGAGATGGAGTTTTATCAACAACATGCGAACACTGTTAGGCCCAAGCGAACAAGAAaagtgatagagagagatcgtgaagcTGGGCACGAGCGGTTGTGGATGGACTACTTCTCTGAAAATCCTGTATACCCGGAGGAGCTTTTCCGGCGAAGGTTTTGAATGCGAAAGGATGTGTTCCTCAGAGTTGTAGACGCCCTTGGGTCTCATAACCCGTATTTTTTACAGTCTGTTgatgcagttggaagacaaAGTTTGacaccattacaaaagtgcactgccgctattcgtatgttggcgtacggatcacctgctgacagtgttgacgagtacgttcgaattggtgaaagtactgcaattgagtgcctaaagaattttgtagaaggtgtgtgtgcagtaTTCGGTGAAACATATTTGAGGCGCCCGAACCATGAAGACATTACCCGCCTACTTCAATGGGGAGAGTCTCGTGGATTTCCAGGTATGTTGGGTTCTattgattgtatgcattgggaatggaaAAATTGTCCAGTTGCGTGGAAAGGTCAATACACTCGAGGTGATCATGGAAAGCCCACAATCATACTTGAAGCAGTGGCATCTcaagacttgtggatttggcatgcattttttggcattgcaggTTCTAACAATGACATTAATGTGCTAAACCAATCTCCTGTGTTTAATGATGTTTTGAGTGGAAATGCTCCCATGGTGAACTTTAGCGTGAAGGGAACAATGTATCACATGAGATACTATCTAGCAGACGGCATCTATCCCCCGTGGTCtacatttgtgaagaccatctcaatgccacaaggagaaaaaaggcaaaagtttgccaaaagaaaagaagcagcaagaaaggacgttgaacgtgcattcggcgttctccaatctcggtttgcaatagttcgtggtccatcacgtttttggcatccgaatgacatgaagtcaataatgtatgcttgcatcatattgcataatatgattgttgaagatgagcgcaacacgtaccaaggtaattttgtttatgaacaggtcaataatgacatattggatgctgaagtattaagtggtcctattcccgcttttagaaatatcttggaaagaagagcacatcaaattgaAAGGTCAATCCATCACCAacttcaagcagacttggtagagcatatttggcagcttcccgaaaacgagaataatgaaaattaatgttattatgtatttcatttaaaatgtattgttgtttatttttcattatcatgtattttctttcgtctttatttctatcattcaataaaattgtttttgctataaaaaacacaatgtacttttttattttattttaagttaatatgtcgatatttaaatttagttgttttaaatattaagtaaatttaaattaaattcgtataaatattaattaaattattttttaattgatttagtattaaattttaaatctaaattgtgtgaaaataaatattattaatttatgttgtatggtgggacacgggtgggacccttcaaatagtaatttaagaaatcatgggttggagcaaaatctggttCAGTTCCTTAtgagtttcttaagtctgatgtgacAGTACGGACCCACAGGAATAGTgcagaatagtgctgaatagtgtttTAAGAAACCAGATAAGGAACCAAGGcttggagttgctcttatgtTCAATTGATAGGGTTTGACTTAGCTCAAAATGCAATAGTAGATAGATATACCTGCTGCTGAATTTGTCAAAGACAGGGTCAATTTAATCTCCTTGATCCTTCAAATTCAAAATGGAACAATGATGAGCACGTTTATTTTAGACATGCATATGAGGTAAATGTGCGAAACCCAGAGTTGTCCATTCAGAGTGTAGCATGTGTTCTAGGGAATCAAGTCAGAGCAAAAAGATTGTGCAGATGCAGTATGTGTGGGGACTGGGGCGTGGTGACAactgacaaagatgtatcaattCAAGCTTaatgtacaacatatatatgttTGTTTTAATGTGGGTGTAAATGCAAACATGATTTatatacattaataaaaaactTGAAATATATCATCTTAAATTTAATGTGGATTAAAGAagtaaaattttaataattttttttttgtcaaattttttaaatacattGAGTGTTGATCCAAATCCACAATGAGTTAAATGAAAGTCCATATCTATACTTAGTGCGTAACTGGATCATTGCTTCTGGACTATATGCGTCCAAATTCTGGTTTGTTGATTGCCTTACCTTGAGTTCAATCTGGTTATTGACCAACAGGTTCTACACTTCTACAGGTTTTTGATTTCATGGTCAGTTTATCAGTTACTTTTTGGTAACAGCCTGTGCATTCAACAGTATGTTCAAGTCTTGGTAGCAATTAATTTTTGTCActatatatttttcttcaacAAATAATAAAGGAAAAAGTTATGTCTCTATTTTAGGGTAGATTTGGTATTATGTATAGTAAAAACCTCATTGTATAATGTTTGATAAGATTAGGTCTgataaatttagtttttttttatagataaatgttaatggttagttgttagtaattacaaatgcTCATCCTcggggttcgaaccctggacctccaTCTTCAACACATATTTctacccttagctcaaccaagtgagctacccctcCAACCAGGTCTGATAAAATTTAGTACAATACAGCATTTGGCCATACACTGTATAActtatcattttatttaaattgatATAAACATGTGTCGTGAAATAgtgaataaatataaaaatgagaatGGTTAGTGGGTGGTaaggatggtggtggcggctgaGGTGGttgcgacaatggtggtggcggtaATTGCGATGATTGAAAGGTGAtgatggcggtggtggcaatggCGATGGTGgtttgggtggtggtggttggaaggtgatgatggtggtggtggtgacaatggtggcagtggagggaggtggttgtggtcgtagtggtggtggtgggtcatGATGGTATGTAGTTGTGATGACgatgatggtggagggtggtggaggcactggtggtggtggtggaaggtaatgatgacggtggtggcagtggtagtagtggtgggtggtggtggtagaggtggagggtggtggtggcaatggctATAGCGATGCGATGGCGGCGATGAaaatggtggcagtggtggaggcggtggtggtagaGGGTGGTGGCTGCGgtggattaaatattttcatgtagcTTACATGGCactcttatcatgtcttatcaaTCATTAATATGGTGGATTAtataattcatcattttaatgtttAAGAGGAAATTCCtgtataagcttatattatCATGTCTAATACGGTGTACCAACCGAGGTTAACTCCCACTTAAATTGTGAAGATAAAAAATGATAACTAAATGATATGATATatgagcatctccaatggaaggttcttagtttttagtttttatttatgagttaagaactaagaactgagttcttaaccattggaggagGTTGACGTGAAGTTCTATTGGaagagtttatttaatttaaaccTTATATAATAGCAACAGTATTTAAGCAAGTGT
This portion of the Lotus japonicus ecotype B-129 chromosome 3, LjGifu_v1.2 genome encodes:
- the LOC130744328 gene encoding uncharacterized protein LOC130744328, translated to MATAHSIYHVDTGKDFKHENAWRLVKDEPKWKGTFMATSSKRQKKSGDGAYATSSDPSASIEGDEYEATQPATRPKGKKNIKRKAKVGDTASSEPLYVPNSDMVAIGNAKIDLLASFKELKTQELEMKKEKTKIKKEKTQIMKAKLLKEYRDILMQDTSNMNEVQLAAHQHLCQYAMNELGMS